Proteins encoded in a region of the Thermotoga sp. KOL6 genome:
- a CDS encoding carbon-nitrogen hydrolase family protein — MLPRIGEYQWNLERIGHFVEEAIDNGVSLIVFPELTISGYTWDEGVMKKGSVFFKEVAKKKLLKLSREGQIVIVVGTPRTVLGKLRNSLVIFKKKKELLFYDKTHLFRGEKDIFEPGEYYLAFSYKNVVFGTLICYEIGFPEISRILAFKGSKIILASFAFGKMREHTYDVATRARAVENGVFLVASSMCGEGFTEFVGRTRIVGPNGKIMKEIPNEEGLIFEDIDPDIVYHYRYNEEGDSHAYFRNYKKHIYSLEKRRL, encoded by the coding sequence ATGCTTCCGAGAATCGGTGAATACCAGTGGAATCTAGAGAGAATAGGGCATTTTGTGGAAGAAGCCATCGACAACGGGGTTTCGTTGATCGTCTTTCCAGAACTCACAATCAGTGGTTACACTTGGGACGAGGGAGTAATGAAAAAGGGATCGGTGTTTTTCAAAGAGGTCGCAAAGAAAAAACTTTTGAAGTTGTCCAGAGAAGGACAAATCGTGATCGTTGTGGGAACTCCGAGGACAGTGCTTGGAAAGTTAAGAAATTCTTTGGTGATTTTCAAAAAGAAAAAAGAATTGCTCTTCTATGATAAAACACATCTCTTCCGTGGAGAAAAAGATATATTCGAGCCAGGAGAGTACTACTTGGCGTTCTCCTACAAAAACGTCGTCTTTGGTACGTTGATCTGCTACGAGATAGGTTTTCCAGAAATTTCACGTATTCTAGCTTTCAAGGGAAGTAAGATTATTCTTGCTTCCTTCGCGTTCGGTAAGATGAGGGAGCACACTTACGATGTCGCGACCAGAGCTCGAGCCGTAGAAAACGGTGTGTTCCTTGTTGCTTCCTCCATGTGTGGTGAGGGTTTTACAGAATTTGTTGGCAGAACAAGGATAGTAGGACCAAACGGTAAGATCATGAAAGAAATTCCGAATGAAGAAGGGCTGATATTTGAGGACATCGATCCTGACATCGTTTATCATTACAGATACAACGAAGAAGGAGATTCCCATGCTTATTTCAGAAATTACAAAAAGCACATCTATTCGTTGGAGAAGAGGAGGTTATAG
- a CDS encoding TIGR04013 family B12-binding domain/radical SAM domain-containing protein, with protein MYILFRELKNNWYSLAALLSAVYSRNLDIMAKTVKLDEIERFPADETVVAYSFMSFDLDLVEKEVKILKKRGYTVIAGGPHATADPEGCLRLGFDHVFVGDGEENIIRFIMGERLRIFDGLSKRINLNHYPPFLPSKRIYMPIEISRGCPFSCAYCQTPNIAGRVVRHRDVDVILHYANLGVKHGRKLARFIASNSFGYGSKNGVTPNVEKIEELLFGLRRVGIEEIYFGTFPSEVRPESVTDEVLSVIKKYVNNRSVVIGAQSGSDRVLKIIKRGHTVEQVEEAIEKIAAHGFTPHVDFIFGFPFETREDIEETFNFIVKIVNKYGAKIHAHTFMPLPGTELFNVGPGKLTKDHYKFLGRLASKGILDGYWMKQETLARKVYEIANSSRANASENR; from the coding sequence ATGTACATTCTGTTCAGAGAATTGAAGAATAATTGGTACAGTCTTGCTGCTCTCCTTTCTGCGGTATACAGCAGAAATCTCGATATCATGGCGAAGACAGTGAAGTTGGACGAAATAGAGAGATTTCCAGCTGATGAAACTGTTGTTGCGTACTCCTTCATGAGCTTCGATCTAGATCTTGTGGAAAAAGAGGTAAAAATTCTCAAAAAGAGGGGCTACACGGTCATAGCTGGTGGGCCACATGCGACAGCTGATCCCGAAGGTTGTTTGAGGCTGGGGTTTGATCATGTTTTCGTGGGAGACGGTGAAGAGAACATCATAAGGTTCATAATGGGGGAACGTCTGAGAATCTTCGATGGCCTATCGAAGAGGATCAATTTGAATCATTATCCACCCTTTCTTCCCTCGAAAAGGATTTACATGCCCATAGAGATCTCCAGGGGGTGTCCCTTCTCATGTGCGTACTGCCAAACACCGAACATAGCGGGAAGAGTTGTAAGGCATCGTGATGTAGATGTGATTCTTCACTATGCAAATCTCGGGGTGAAACATGGTAGAAAGCTCGCTCGCTTCATAGCATCGAACTCTTTTGGGTACGGCTCTAAGAACGGAGTAACTCCTAATGTAGAAAAGATAGAAGAGCTTCTCTTTGGTCTCAGAAGAGTCGGTATAGAGGAAATATACTTTGGAACCTTTCCTTCAGAAGTGCGTCCCGAGTCTGTGACCGACGAGGTTTTGAGTGTGATTAAGAAGTACGTCAACAATCGTTCGGTCGTAATAGGAGCTCAGAGTGGTAGCGACCGAGTCCTCAAGATCATAAAGAGGGGACATACCGTGGAGCAAGTCGAAGAAGCCATAGAGAAGATAGCGGCGCATGGTTTCACACCTCATGTGGATTTCATATTCGGTTTTCCGTTTGAAACGAGAGAAGATATCGAAGAAACCTTCAATTTCATCGTGAAGATAGTGAACAAGTACGGCGCCAAGATACATGCGCATACTTTCATGCCTCTCCCCGGAACGGAACTCTTCAATGTAGGGCCTGGGAAACTCACAAAGGACCATTACAAATTTCTCGGAAGACTTGCTTCGAAAGGCATACTAGATGGTTATTGGATGAAACAAGAAACACTTGCAAGGAAGGTGTACGAAATTGCGAATAGCAGCCGTGCAAATGCTTCCGAGAATCGGTGA
- the holA gene encoding DNA polymerase III subunit delta — protein sequence MPVSFLTGAAETKKEELIKKALSKEKDVEYIRIHPDDPDKLNFIKSVINTKTIFSGKTVIDIVDFDSWKAQDQKRFLELVKNVPPDVYIFVRSQKTKEKGVTLDLPKPWETDKWLEWIERRFRENGLKITKDALQLFFSKVGTNDLLVEREIEKLKAYSDTGEVTAEDVEEVVFTYQTPGYDEFCFAVSEGKRKLAHALLSQLWKTTEPVVIAAALVNHFLDLFKLVVLVTRKRYYTWPDISKISKELNIPVPRVARFLGFSFKTWKFKVINHLLYYDIDKLKEILRKLYDLDRTVKSEEDPKPFFHEFIEEVALDVHSVQRIEE from the coding sequence ATGCCGGTGAGTTTTCTTACAGGAGCAGCGGAGACAAAAAAAGAGGAACTCATAAAGAAGGCCCTAAGCAAGGAAAAAGATGTTGAGTATATAAGAATTCATCCTGACGATCCTGATAAATTGAATTTTATAAAGTCTGTGATCAACACGAAAACGATATTCTCTGGAAAAACTGTGATCGACATCGTTGATTTTGATTCTTGGAAGGCTCAGGATCAGAAGCGTTTCCTGGAGCTCGTAAAAAACGTGCCACCGGACGTTTATATATTCGTTCGATCCCAGAAGACAAAAGAAAAAGGTGTAACTTTGGATCTTCCAAAACCTTGGGAAACGGATAAGTGGCTCGAATGGATAGAAAGGCGTTTCAGAGAAAATGGCCTGAAAATCACCAAAGATGCTCTGCAGTTGTTTTTCTCCAAAGTGGGTACCAACGATCTTCTTGTGGAAAGGGAAATAGAGAAGTTAAAGGCCTATTCTGACACGGGTGAAGTAACAGCGGAAGATGTGGAAGAAGTTGTTTTCACTTATCAAACGCCAGGTTACGACGAGTTCTGTTTTGCTGTTTCTGAGGGAAAAAGAAAACTTGCTCACGCACTTCTGTCACAATTGTGGAAAACGACTGAACCCGTGGTGATTGCCGCAGCCCTTGTGAATCACTTTCTTGATCTTTTCAAATTGGTTGTTTTGGTGACGAGAAAAAGATACTACACCTGGCCGGACATCTCGAAAATATCTAAAGAACTCAACATCCCTGTGCCGAGGGTTGCACGTTTTCTGGGCTTTTCGTTCAAGACGTGGAAGTTCAAGGTGATAAACCACCTTCTTTACTACGATATCGATAAATTGAAAGAGATTCTCAGGAAACTCTATGATCTAGACAGAACAGTCAAGAGCGAAGAGGATCCAAAGCCGTTTTTCCACGAGTTTATAGAAGAGGTGGCACTCGATGTACATTCTGTTCAGAGAATTGAAGAATAA